In the genome of bacterium, the window GCATTTATAAAACCCACTCTTGAAATTATGGCCTCACTTCCATCTGTTATTTTGGGCTTTTTGGCTGCCTTGTGGTTAGCGCCCCTTGTAGAAGCGAGGGTGCCGTCGCTTGTGATGGTGGTTTTATTGTTACCTTTTATTGCCATGGGCTGGGGATATTTTTGGTCTAAACTGCCTGTTGAAAAAAGATCGTGGCTTAAACAAGGAAATGAAGTTTTTCTGTTAATCCCGGTCGTGATTATAGGTGGTATTATTGCGTGGAATTTGGGCCCTGTTTTAGAACATCTTATTTTTTATGTACACGATGCCCACACCGGAGAAAAAATAGCCGATTTTAGAAAATGGTGGGTAGAGGTTACAGGCCTTACTTTTGAGCAGCGTAATAGCCTTGTTGTTGGTTTTATTATGGGCTTTGCGGTTATTCCGCTTATTTTTACGATTACCGACGATTCTTTAAGTAATGTGCCGCGTTCACTGCGTTCTGCTTCTCTGGCATGCGGTGCAAGCCGTTGGCAAACGGCCTGGAAAGTTGTGCTGCCTGCAGCTTCGGCAGGAATTTTTTCGGCCATTATGATTGGTTTTGGACGGGCTGTGGGTGAAACCATGATTGTGCTTATGGCCACAGGCAATACACCCATTATGGATTGGAATATTTTTTCGGGCATGCGGACTCTATCGGCTAATTTAGCTGTAGAACTACCCGAAGCGCCTTTTCAGGGTACTTTGTATCGTACCTTATATTTAGGAGCCTTTGTTTTGTTTATAATGACTTTTGTGGTGAACACAATTGCCGATGTGATGCGGCAAATTATTAGAAAAAAGTATAAAATGCTTTAATTTTTTTAATAGCGCGTATGGTTGATAGTAAAAAATTAAAATCAATTCGATCACCGGGTGAGCCTCTGGTTTGGTTTACAGGGCTTGGTCTTGTAGTGGGTATTGTGATGGTGACGCTTCTTTTGGCTCTTGTTTTTGTAAAAGGCATGCAATCGTTTTGGCCACGTGATGTTGTGGTAGCTACTCTTAAGGAAGGATCAAGTTTTCGGTCTGGTAATATTATTGGTGGCGAAATTACGCGTGATCGTGAAAAACGAATTCAAACTGAAGGTGTAGAAAAGCCCGAAAAAGAAATTCAATTTTATACGGGCAATAAAGATACTTATGGTGAAAGTTTTGTTTATATCGATCAAAACGATATTGTAAAAAAGGAAAAACCGGCAGGAATTATCAAAATAGAACGTCTGGAATATGGGAATGCTTTGGGCTATCCTCAAAAAATTAATTTAATAAACGGCGATGAAATTTTGGTGTCGGCGCAAAATTTTGAAGATAAATTATCGGATCTTACCGATGAAGTAAATGACCGTTGGGATGAAATCCGTGATATTGAAAAAATTAAGATTGGTGCCATCAATACTGAACTAGAGAAAATCCGTTCTAAAAAGAAGGTTGTTGAAGAAAAGGCAGCCAGTAATCCGGAAGTGCTATTTAAAATAAAAGATTTTGAAAAAAATGAGCTTGAACTCAATGCCGATTATAAAAAGTTGGCTGATAAGGCCCGTGAATTACGTGCCAAACAAAACGAAAACAAACTTACAATAAAACTTGTTTCGGGAGAGTCTGTTAGTTTAAACATGGGGCAGGTTTTGCATTACTACTATCCTAATCAATTAGGTATTTTTTCCAAAGGTATCCTGTTTGTTCAAAATGGCTGGCATTTTTTAACCGAAGACCCGCGTGAGGCCAATACCGAAGGCGGTATCTTTCCGGCTCTCTTTGGAACTTTTGTGATGACGCTCCTCATGTGTATTTTTACAACACCCTTTGGAGTGATGGCGGCTATTTATCTTAAAGAATATGCCAAACAGGGCTTCTTTTTACGTTTGGTTAGAATTGCTGTTAATAATCTGGCCGGTGTACCGTCTATTGTATTTGGTGTTTTTGGGTTGGGCTTTTTTGTGTATACGGTGGGATCTTCTATTGATGAATTGTTTTTTTGGGAAAAACTGCCAACACCCACTTTTGGAACTGGTGGTATGTTGTGGTCGTCTTTAACACTTGCTCTATTAACATTGCCAGTTGTTATTGTTGCTACCGAGGAAGCCTTATCGGGTGTGGGACAGCCATTACGTGAAGCGAGCTTTGGTTGCGGGGCTTCTAAGTGGCAAACGATTGCACGCGTTATTTTGCCGGCATCGGCCCCTGGTATTTTAACAGGGATGATTTTAGCAATGGCCCGTGGGGCAGGTGAGGTTGCTCCTCTTATGCTTGTGGGGGTAGTAAAACTTGCACCTACATTACCCATCAACGGTATTTTCCCCTATTTTCATTTCGATCAAAAATTTATGCATTTGGGTTTTCATATCTACGATTTGGGTTTTCAATCTCCCGATTCCGAGGCGGTACAGCCCATGGTGTTTGCAACTACACTTTTTTTAATTGCCACCGTTGTCTGTTTAAATATCGGGGCCATTTATATTCGTGAAAAGTTACGGAGGAAATATGCCAGCAGTGCCTTCTAATGAACCAATTTTAAACGTGATTGATTTTTCGTTTTCTTACGGCGACAAAGTGACCCTAAAAAATATAACCATGCAGATTGGGGCGCGCAAAGTGACGGCTTTAATTGGTCCTTCGGGTTGCGGCAAATCAACGCTTTTGCGCAGTATTAACCGCATGAATGATTTAGTAGATGGCACAAGTCACGACGGCGATATCCATTTTCATGGTCAAAGTATTTTTAATCCTAATCTCGATGTCATTTCTCTGCGTCGTCGAATTGGGATGGTGTTTCAAAAATCTAACCCTTTCCCCAAATCAATTTATGAAAATGTAGTATTTGGACTAAGAATAGCCGGTGAAAAGAGAAAAGATTTTTTAGATGAAACCGTTGAAAAAAGTTTAAGAGCAGCGGCTTTATGGGATGAAGTAAAAGATCGCTTAAACGATAATGCTTTGGGCTTATCGGGTGGTCAGATGCAGCGTTTATGTATTGCGCGTGCTATTGCCAACCAGCCCGAAATTGTTTTAATGGACGAGCCATGCTCGGCATTAGACCCTATTGCAACAGCCAAAATTGAAGCGTTGATTCATGATTTAAAAAAGGATTATACTATCATCATTGTTACTCACAGCATGCAACAGGCAGCACGCGTTTCGGATAGAACGGCCTTTTTACTCTTGGGTGAACTGATCGAATATAACGATACCGGAAAACTTTTTACTAACCCTCAGGAAAAGAAAACTGAGGAATACATCACAGGGAGGTTTGGATAATATGGACCATACCGATAAACAATACGAAAAAGATTTGCAGCATTTAAAAGAACTTATTCTTCGCATGGGAAGCTTGGTAGAGGAAATGCTTCGGGACGATATGAAGGCTCTTGAGAAGCGGGATTCTACTTATTGCGATGCCGTAAAAGTGCGTGAATCCAACGTAAATCAAATTGAAATTGATATCAATGAAGCGTGTCTTAAGCTTTTAGCTCTGCACCAGCCGGCAGCGTCTGATTTACGTTTTATTACCATTGGTTTCCGCATTGCTTCCGATTTGGAACGCATGGGTGATTTGGCCGAGAGTATTGCCAAGCACATCCGTTATTTAAATCAGGATAATCCTCTCGATGTTTTGGGCGATTTCCCGGCTATGGCCGATGATACCCTTAAAATGGTGAAGCTGGCTTTGGATGCTTTTGTAAACCGCGATACCGATGCAGCTGTTGATGTTTGTAAAATGGATGACACGGTAGATAAAAAGAAGTGGAGCGTTCAGGAAAAAATTATCGATAAAATGAAAAGTGACCCTGAAAGTATTGTACGCGGTACACGCTGCATGCAAATTGCCCGTCACTTAGAACGCATTGCCGATCACGCTACTAACATTGCCGAAGAAATTATCTTTATGGTGAAGGGCGTAGATATTAGGCATATGGGTAAAAGAAGTCCCATTTGATTTTTTGGATAATTTTATATCCAGCATTTTGTCTTTTTAACGCGCTGCCTCCCAATTATTTTTGATAGTTCTCGTATTTTATTTGTGTTCTTAAAAAACATTCACTACAAAATAAGCAAAGGGGGAAATGTATTGGAGGTAGCATGCGTCATTTATGGATTTTGTTTCTCGCTTTTCTTTTCCCCAATCTTCTTTTTGCTTCACCTCTTATTTATTCTACAAACGGTACCTGGCTTAAAAAGAATGTTCATGTTGTAGATGGAAGCCTCAGTTCCTCCGGTGATATTATTGTTGGGGCATTTAATACAGTCGACGAGCATCTTCTTGCTAATAACGATGTTTTAATCCAGCGCGAATCTCATATTTTGGGTAATGTTGAATACGATGGAACGCTTATTGTAAAGCCCGCTGTCATTATTGATGGAGCGCGTATTAATCCGGCATCGGGTGATTTTGCGCAAAATATCCCCACGCAAACTTATCAAGCGGGTGGCACATCGTTTACTGTTGCTGCAGGCCTTACGCAAAATCTTTCGCCCGGTTCATACACCGATGTTTTGGTTCAAAAAAATGGACAGCTTCATTTAACAGGTGGAACTTATCATATCAATCGTTTGCGGCTTAATACCGGGGCTCGTTTAATTATTGATGCCGAAAGCACTCTTATTATCGGCGATACGTTTCAGTTTTTACAAAACTCGCGCGTTATTTTGGCCCCGTCCGTTTTACCCCATCAATTTGTTATTTATCAAACACGCACACGAGACCCTTACTTTAATTACACCAGTATTAATCAGGCCATTAATTATTTAAACCAGTTGGTGCTGACAAATTATAGTTATCTTGGGAATAATGTAATTTTTAAAGGAACCATTTTTTCTGCGTATGATCTTATTGCACTCAATTCCGGTGTTCAGTTTGAAGGACATATAGAAGCTCAAGAAGTAATTGTGGGAGCAAACAGTACTTTAACTTATGCCGAACCACCTTGTATTCCGGCCGATGAAATCTGCGGCGATGGGATTGATCAGGATTGTAATGGCAGTGATTTAGCGTGCCCACCGGCAGATAGTGATGGGGATGGTTTTTCGCCCAACGATGGCGATTGTGATGATGCCAATAGTGAAATTTATCCCGGTGCCAGTGAAGTGTGTGATGAGCTGGATAATGATTGTGATGCGCAGATTGATGAAGATGCGGTGGATGCTTCTTACTTTTATGTAGACGGCGATCAGGATGGCTATGGAGATGATTTACAAGTAGTAAGCGCGTGTAACGCGCCAGCAGGGACAGTTTTAAATGGGGATGATTGCAATGATTATGACGCTCAAATCAACCCTCTTGTTTTAGAAAACTGTGATGCTGTTGATAATAATTGTGATGGGAATGTGGATGAGGGCGTCGAAAGATGTGTTGAAGGTGTGGTTGTTCCTCCAGAACCCGAAGAGGTAGCGCCTCCATTA includes:
- the pstA gene encoding phosphate ABC transporter permease PstA, with amino-acid sequence MVDSKKLKSIRSPGEPLVWFTGLGLVVGIVMVTLLLALVFVKGMQSFWPRDVVVATLKEGSSFRSGNIIGGEITRDREKRIQTEGVEKPEKEIQFYTGNKDTYGESFVYIDQNDIVKKEKPAGIIKIERLEYGNALGYPQKINLINGDEILVSAQNFEDKLSDLTDEVNDRWDEIRDIEKIKIGAINTELEKIRSKKKVVEEKAASNPEVLFKIKDFEKNELELNADYKKLADKARELRAKQNENKLTIKLVSGESVSLNMGQVLHYYYPNQLGIFSKGILFVQNGWHFLTEDPREANTEGGIFPALFGTFVMTLLMCIFTTPFGVMAAIYLKEYAKQGFFLRLVRIAVNNLAGVPSIVFGVFGLGFFVYTVGSSIDELFFWEKLPTPTFGTGGMLWSSLTLALLTLPVVIVATEEALSGVGQPLREASFGCGASKWQTIARVILPASAPGILTGMILAMARGAGEVAPLMLVGVVKLAPTLPINGIFPYFHFDQKFMHLGFHIYDLGFQSPDSEAVQPMVFATTLFLIATVVCLNIGAIYIREKLRRKYASSAF
- the pstB gene encoding phosphate ABC transporter ATP-binding protein PstB, with translation MPAVPSNEPILNVIDFSFSYGDKVTLKNITMQIGARKVTALIGPSGCGKSTLLRSINRMNDLVDGTSHDGDIHFHGQSIFNPNLDVISLRRRIGMVFQKSNPFPKSIYENVVFGLRIAGEKRKDFLDETVEKSLRAAALWDEVKDRLNDNALGLSGGQMQRLCIARAIANQPEIVLMDEPCSALDPIATAKIEALIHDLKKDYTIIIVTHSMQQAARVSDRTAFLLLGELIEYNDTGKLFTNPQEKKTEEYITGRFG
- the phoU gene encoding phosphate signaling complex protein PhoU, yielding MDHTDKQYEKDLQHLKELILRMGSLVEEMLRDDMKALEKRDSTYCDAVKVRESNVNQIEIDINEACLKLLALHQPAASDLRFITIGFRIASDLERMGDLAESIAKHIRYLNQDNPLDVLGDFPAMADDTLKMVKLALDAFVNRDTDAAVDVCKMDDTVDKKKWSVQEKIIDKMKSDPESIVRGTRCMQIARHLERIADHATNIAEEIIFMVKGVDIRHMGKRSPI
- a CDS encoding carboxypeptidase regulatory-like domain-containing protein codes for the protein MRHLWILFLAFLFPNLLFASPLIYSTNGTWLKKNVHVVDGSLSSSGDIIVGAFNTVDEHLLANNDVLIQRESHILGNVEYDGTLIVKPAVIIDGARINPASGDFAQNIPTQTYQAGGTSFTVAAGLTQNLSPGSYTDVLVQKNGQLHLTGGTYHINRLRLNTGARLIIDAESTLIIGDTFQFLQNSRVILAPSVLPHQFVIYQTRTRDPYFNYTSINQAINYLNQLVLTNYSYLGNNVIFKGTIFSAYDLIALNSGVQFEGHIEAQEVIVGANSTLTYAEPPCIPADEICGDGIDQDCNGSDLACPPADSDGDGFSPNDGDCDDANSEIYPGASEVCDELDNDCDAQIDEDAVDASYFYVDGDQDGYGDDLQVVSACNAPAGTVLNGDDCNDYDAQINPLVLENCDAVDNNCDGNVDEGVERCVEGVVVPPEPEEVAPPLEETIPVSAVEETEFLYTGTNPIQTDVAVETIDPSLVSVVRGKVLDAQGNPLAGVTVTIHEKPEFGSTLSRLSGQFDLALNGGGWIVVNFNKDGYLPVQRKIQVTWRDIATLPDVMMMEVDPHMSVVDLSSLTETFVFQSEP